One stretch of Zingiber officinale cultivar Zhangliang chromosome 6B, Zo_v1.1, whole genome shotgun sequence DNA includes these proteins:
- the LOC121992164 gene encoding uncharacterized protein LOC121992164 yields the protein MPKTSSSPSPTVTPMNPSVKPQPFPSFPRQTLTHNPPRLRAPPSPDVGYEIDLLGSSFHHHQNHGLVLMDDEDDDPNPLPVGIQAYSPSPFSSLLRDDDEEEEEDPDDEDIDPDEALIEDRKPTLSDGNQSPATANSLCIDPAPHVSSQFYTFNRESHALMVRCILAGRLATADEIRAASPSSVLKSWRSVWKDRNEDTAYLTAWKRIQDKLRADMDGAHPALFFKNNSSHRVSHVEQWQEIVTAAHADRDLLRHLALKETVERIKQSWTVGARFYGIPESFIRVCVSSCPVCSSSSSSLASPGGSSLSRSKRRRFEYTESFEVPAKDVQCCLQKLAAKYKVVLCICQKYIRYKPFTAEVKDYACHRAGEPSSASASAKKAKVLKREPYQSKRCGCGFRIRAIVPIMNYNDKDKTFVYQEEGTAIFKLYAIHTGHEPGPLDGNARIIHRLVGNKGAYEFDSDAYSIRKDTDPDLLPSLIGKDDTGDPCHAVMQHVQDLKVEVGLLEERIAQMNPDSLGSLAQELSDILHRLKLLGGGMHHSEGPLMVDDDDVAEWRKESTHHLNKHDGIFSKEAEILEEEDTNFASDLGTIVPWSRMTEDCQDRKLLMRENMKPDKWLLKEDCSDFDEKSILRCGVDEESKLKTLTDSSLVGMQVDGFYADSTKWYDSPGSLDPSTDCADGGFRHGRIL from the coding sequence ATGCCGAAGACTTCCTCGTCGCCCTCGCCGACCGTCACGCCGATGAACCCGTCCGTCAAGCCCCAACCCTTCCCATCCTTCCCCCGCCAAACCCTCACTCACAATCCGCCACGTTTACGGGCTCCTCCTTCGCCCGACGTGGGCTACGAGATTGACCTCCTCGGATCCTCTTTCCACCACCATCAAAACCACGGATTAGTCCTCATGGACGACGAGGACGACGACCCCAATCCCCTACCTGTCGGGATCCAAGCCTACTCGCCGTCCCCCTTCTCCTCCCTCCTCCGAGATGAcgacgaagaggaggaggaggaccctGACGACGAGGATATAGACCCCGACGAAGCCCTGATTGAAGACAGGAAGCCCACTTTGTCAGACGGCAATCAGTCCCCGGCTACAGCCAACTCTCTTTGCATCGATCCGGCGCCCCATGTTTCTTCGCAGTTTTACACGTTTAATCGGGAATCCCACGCCCTGATGGTGCGCTGTATTCTAGCAGGCCGGCTCGCCACCGCGGATGAGATCCGTGCTGCCAGTCCCAGTTCCGTGCTAAAGTCTTGGCGATCCGTGTGGAAGGACCGAAACGAGGACACGGCGTACCTCACCGCATGGAAACGGATACAGGATAAGCTTCGTGCCGACATGGATGGCGCTCACCCCGCGCTCTTCTTCAAGAACAATTCATCGCATCGGGTCTCGCATGTGGAGCAATGGCAGGAGATTGTCACCGCCGCACATGCGGACCGTGACCTACTACGGCACCTAGCTCTGAAGGAGACTGTGGAGCGGATAAAACAGTCGTGGACAGTTGGTGCTAGGTTCTATGGGATCCCTGAGTCATTCATCCGAGTTTGTGTATCCTCCTGTCCAGTGTgctcctcttcatcttcctcactAGCATCTCCTGGAGGCAGCAGCTTGTCACGGTCCAAAAGGCGACGTTTTGAATACACTGAATCCTTTGAAGTGCCTGCAAAGGATGTACAATGCTGTCTGCAGAAGCTTGCAGCCAAGTACAAGGTAGTTCTTTGCATCTGCCAAAAGTATATAAGATACAAGCCATTCACAGCTGAGGTGAAGGACTATGCCTGTCACCGAGCAGGGGAACCGTCATCAGCATCTGCTTCAGCTAAGAAAGCTAAGGTTTTGAAAAGGGAACCATACCAATCAAAGCGTTGTGGCTGTGGGTTCCGGATAAGGGCCATCGTTCCAATTATGAACTACAATGATAAAGACAAAACTTTTGTGTACCAGGAGGAAGGCACTGCTATATTCAAGCTATATGCAATTCATACTGGACATGAACCTGGTCCACTTGATGGAAATGCTAGGATCATCCACCGGCTAGTTGGGAACAAGGGTGCTTATGAATTTGACTCAGATGCTTACAGCATTAGGAAGGACACAGACCCAGACTTGTTGCCTAGTCTTATAGGCAAGGATGATACAGGGGATCCTTGCCATGCAGTTATGCAGCATGTTCAGGATCTCAAGGTCGAAGTTGGTCTGCTCGAAGAACGAATTGCTCAAATGAATCCAGATTCACTGGGCTCATTGGCACAGGAGCTGTCTGATATCCTGCACAGGTTGAAGCTGCTGGGTGGAGGAATGCACCACTCTGAGGGACCATTGATGgtagatgatgatgatgttgcagAATGGAGAAAGGAGAGCACTCACCATCTTAACAAGCATGATGGTATATTTAGTAAGGAAGCTGAGATACTTGAGGAAGAGGATACAAACTTTGCTTCTGATCTAGGAACTATTGTGCCATGGAGTAGAATGACAGAAGATTGCCAAGACAGGAAGTTGCTTATGAGGGAGAACATGAAGCCTGATAAGTGGCTGTTAAAAGAAGATTGCAGTGACTTTGATGAGAAAAGCATTCTCCGTTGTGGTGTAGATGAGGAGTCAAAGTTAAAAACCTTGACTGATTCCAGTCTCGTGGGGATGCAAGTGGATGGTTTTTATGCCGACAGCACCAAGTGGTATGACTCACCAGGTAGCTTGGATCCTAGCACAGATTGTGCAGATGGCGGTTTTAGGCATGGGAGAATCTTGTGA